The Haloterrigena turkmenica DSM 5511 genome includes the window CCGAACAGCGGGGGACCGAGACCAAGTTCATCTCGACGGACTTCGAGAAGGGCGAACAGCTCTACAACGCCTTCGGCGGCTTCGCCGGGCTCCTGCGGTACTCCACGGGCGTCTAAGCTCCGTACGCTCCGTTCGCCCGTCCGATCGTCGGCGCTCTCCTCTCTCGGCTTCGGACAGAACGTTCACCGTCGGCCACCGCTCGAGCGAACGCGTTCCCCGTACGGGGCCGTTACCAGTAAGTTGTAATCTCTCCAGTATCGGGAGAAGGGGTGCATTCGCCGATTAGCGGATGTAACGAACCCTATCCTTTTCGATCGATCGCTGACGTCGCTCAAATATGTGGCAGACATCGACGCGCCGAGGGGTACTCGAGGGTGTCGCGGTCGGGGGACTCGTTCCCGTCGCCGCTACAGGGACCGCCGCGGCGCGGACGGCGAGTCAGGACGGATCGATCGACGTAACGATTCAGGGGACGAACAGTCCGGTCGAGACTGGGGCCGTTCTCGAGGTGACCGCGACGGTCGAAAACGGCGGCAGCGGGTCCGTATCGACCGACGCCGTGCTCGTCGTCGGCCACGATCCGACGGTCGTCGACACGCAACCGATACAGGTGGGAGCCGGCGCCACGGAGACCGTCGAACTCACGTTCGAGACGGCGATCGTCAACAACGATCAGGAGTTTCCCGTCTGGGTCGTCGTCGACGACGCGACCGATCAAACGAACGTCCTCGTCTACGCGGACGCGCCGCCGGTCACGATCGATATCGTTCGCACGAACGATCCCCTCGCGACCGGTGAGGTCCTCGAGGTGGTCGCACAGCTCGAGACCGAGGGCGACGTGTCGGCAACGGAAACAGTTGAGTTGGTCGTCGGCCACAATCCGACGACCGTCGATTCGGCGACCGTCTCGGTGCCGTCCACCGGCGGCCGATGGGTGACCCTGGAGTTCGAGACGGCGCTCGTCGACAACACCCAGGAGTTCCCGGTCCGAGTGGTCGGCTCGTCCGATTCGGCCGAACGGACCGTCCGCGTGATCGGGAGGAACGACGACCCCGTCGAGACGGACGTGACCTTCACCTCGTGTACGCGGGCGGAGGTCTCGGGCACGTTCGGCGACGGCGACAGCGTGGCGGCGAGCACCGGCTTCTACGACGATGCCGGAGGCGAACCGCTCTACGGGAACACGATCATCGAGGACTGGATCGAGATCGGCAGCCACGTCGACGCACCGTTCTCGGGGACGATCGTCTTCGAGATCGGCGACGAACGCGACGTCTCCGCCACGCCCGACGGCGCTCGCGTGGAGATCCCGGATTACGGCGAGCTCGGGACGGTGCTGACCGGGATCACGCTGCCGCCGGACTACCCGACCGCGACGATCTCCCGCTCGAACCCGCAGGCGCAATCCTGTCTCGAGGAGATCGAGAGCGGAGCCGGGGGCGGTGAAGGGACGCTCTCGGTCTCGATTACCGGGACGAACACGCCCGTTAACGCCGGCGACTACCTCGAGGTGACGGCGGTCGTCGAGAACACCGGCGGCGGATCGGCCTCCGGCACTGTCGCGCTCGTCGTCGGTCACGATCCCCAACAGGTCGACTCGACGACCGTCTCCCTCGAGTCGGGCGCGAGCGAGACCGTGTCGCTGGGCTATACGACCTATCCAGCGGCGCAGACGACCGAGTTCCCGGTTCGGATCGAGAGCGCGGACGACTCTGCCGTCCGGTCGGTCACCGTCTACGGCACCGAGAGCTAGGATCGCGAGTCGCGAGGGCGGTCACGCCTGCCGAAGAGCGCTCATCGAAGCCTGAAAACGGCGACGGCATCGACTCGAGGCGCCGAGGTAGCGATGCGACCGCCCCAAGCGGAACGGACCAACGCGCTCGGAAACGGGAAGCCGAACTCGCGGGCGGGTGAGATTAGAGCGTTCCGCGGAGGCGGACCGCGTCGTCGGTGATCTCCGCGATGCTTCCCTCGTCGAGCGGGTGGGCCTCCTCGCTTCTGGATCCCCAGCCGAGTTTCGCCGCGATCGTGTCCGTCAAACTCGGATTCGGTTCGACGTAGCCGCGACCGTCGTGGACGTCGACCAGTCGGCCGATTTCGGTCCCGTCGGTGTTCAGGACCCGTTTCCCCTCGTCCGCCTCAGTGAGTATCCTCTCGCTCATGCTCGTTCGACACTGGTTCGCGCGTCGCGTGCGATCCGGCGGTCGGACCGGCTAGCCGACGCCAAGCAGACGCGAGCAATAAATCGCCGAAATCGTTCCGCGGGTCACCGGTCCGTTATCGGACTCGCGTGCGCTATCGCTCGAGTAGGCACCGGTTACGCCGCGATATCAGCGTTCGGCGCCCCTCGAAGCGGTGCACAACAGAAGGGTTATGCCGGTAGTCGCGTATTACCAGTCGATCAATGGACGAATCCCCTCCCTTCGCCGCGTCGTTCGACGACCCCCGGATCACGCCCCAGTTCTGCCGCCGGGTGCCCGGGTCGTCCGGCGACTGTATTCTTCTCGGCGTCGTCCACGACCACCCCGCAAGCATCGCGCGCGTCGAGCGTATCCTCGAGTCGGTCGACCCCGAGACGGTCGCCCTCGAGTTGCCGTCGGCGGCCCTTCCGCTGTACCGCGCCTACGCCCGCGACGGCTCCGCGTCGTCCCCGCCCCGCTTCGGCGGCGAGATGAGCGCCGCGATCCACGCGGCACCCGAGGCCGACGTCGTCGGCATCGACGCGCCGAACTGGTCGTTCGTCCGGCGACTCGTGACGCGGCTGATCGCCGACCGCGTCTCGCCGTCGACGGCCCGCCGCGTCCTCTCGGGACTGGGCGGGGCGACACGGGAAGCGTTGACCTGCCGCGTCGCGGCGACGCTGACCCACGCGACGTCGATGACCATCGCCTGCGACGATCCGATCGAGTACGACTGCGACCACGACGACACGCCGGAGCGCCAGGCCGCCCACGAGCGCTCCCACGTCGCCAGCGTCCAGGCGCTGCTGGGCAGCGTTGCGACCGAGGGCAGCGCGCTCACCTACCGCGACGACACCCGCGAGCGCTGTATGATCGATCGGCTCGAGGCCAAGCGAACCGAGACCGAGGGCGACATCGTCGCCGTCGTCGGCGTCGATCACCTCGAGACGCTGGCGGACGCGCTGTCGCCGTAGAACCGCCGAGTCGCTTTTCGCGGCCGTAGCCGTCGCATCGGCAGCGGGAACGCCGAACGAGACGAGTTTCGAGCCGTGTCGTCACTGCGTAGGCGACGGAGCCGACGACCGACGAAAAGTGGCGAGAAGCGGCGAGGAGCAGGTTATCGCCGCGCGGGCGGTTCGATCAGGATTTCGCCGTCGCTCGAGACCGTCACGTAGTGGTCGCGAACGGTGAAGTCGAGCGAGCCGCCGCTTCGCTGGCGGCCGTCGTGGCGCGGGCGGAAGAGCCTGTCCAGGGCTTCGGGATCGATGGCGTCGTACAGCGAGACGTAGCCGTCGGTGACGTCCGTTCCCATGCAGTCGGCTAACGCGTGGCTCACGGTCGTACTGAGCCTGGCCGAACTGTCCGGGTCGTGCGTTGCGCGGTAGACCGATGGAGAGCGAGACTGCGAAGCGGGGGAGTGAGTAGGGTTTCCGTGCATGACTGTTCGTCGTCTCCTCCCACTCTGTGTTTGAAGACCAAAAGCGTAATTGTTCATTACTCGGCTACTTTGCCAGGCATATCGGATATTAGTCGGGCAATGTGATAGTCAGAATTTCGCGAATGGCGGATCGAACGGCGCAAGGTCGGCTCGAGGAACGGTTCCGAACTGACTGCCTCGAGACGGCTTCCGATCGTCGAAGCGGCAACCCGAATCGAGCCCGACGGGACGGACTCACCGGCGGAGCGTCGAGATACAGTTCCAGCAGTACGTAAAGGTCTGATCGGCTTCGTTCCGAACGCCGCAGTGGGGACAGCGGATCGTCTCGCCATCGAACTCGAGGTCGTAGTCGCCCTCGGGGTCCTCGGGGTCGCCGAGGTCGTCGACCGCGCGCGGATACCGGTCCGGCCCCGGCGGAGTTCGGGAGCTCGCGCGGTCGGGATCGGCGAACGAGGGAGAACCCGTACTGTCGCCGTCGTCTCCCCGGACATAGACGTAGTACAGTACCAAGTGGAGGAGGGCGAACAACACCACGTAGCCGATGAGCCAGCCCCAGAGCTCCATCAGTATGCGATAGGTTCTCAAGGCACTTGGATATTCCCCGCCTCAGGGATCGCTGAGAGTCAGAATGGAGCGACTAACAGGCTCGACGACCGGTCAGCTGAGGTCGCGTTGGAACTCGTCGAAGACCTCGAGGTCGTCGGGGAGGTCGTACTCGATGCGGCGCTGCTCCTGGCGGTTGACGCCGGCCTCGTCGGTCGGGGTGGCGGCGTCCTCCCAGCCGGGCTTGATCTTGACGCTCTTGGCGGGCGTGCCGATGGCGATGTGGTGGGCAGGAACGTCGTGCTGGACGATGCCGCGCGCGCCGACGATAGCGTTCTCGCCGACCTTACAGCCCGCGCGAACCATCGCGTCGTAGGTGAGGCGGACGTCGTCCTCGACGATCGTGTGGTAGTTGCGGACCTCGGTCTGATCGACGACGTCGTGGTCGTGGCTGTAGATGTGGACGCCGTCGGAGACCGAGACGCGGTCGCCGATGGTCAGTTTCCCGCGGTCGTCTAAGTGGACATCGTCGTGGACGACGGTGTTGTCTCCGATCGTGATGTTGTGGCCGTAGGTGAACGTGATCCCCTTGAAGAAACGACAGCCGTCGCCGCACTCCTCGAAGAGGTGGTCGGCGAGCATTCGGCGAAACCGCAGCGCGAACTCGACGTTGTCCGCGATCGGCAGACTGTCGAACTGTCGCCACAGCCACTGGAGGTGCTTCGAGCGGCGGAACCGCTCCTCGTCCTTCTCGGCGTAGTACTCGCTCTCGAGGGTCGTGTTACAGGGGTCGTAGCTCTGTAACCGAACGCGCTCGGCCGTCGAGACCGGCTCACCGTCCTGCCAGCGCTCGTAAGCCTCGCGGTCGCCCGAGAGATCGATCAGGACATCCTCGACGACCGAGCAGGTGTCCTCGTCGCTCGAGAGCCGCCGGTCGACTTCGTCGATGAACTCGCGCATCCCCGCCTCCGCCTCCCCTGGGAGCGAGACGTACCGCTTTGTCATAGTCCGAGGTATTGCCCGCCGTGTTCATAGGGGATTCGATTGGGCAATCGTCTTGCCGGGTTGATGGAACGACGGGCCGACCGGTCGTTCGACCGTGACAGTCACTGTAACCGGGGAAAACCCTCAATTCCGTGTCAATCGTACTCCCGATACGCGCGCCCCCGTTCGTCGGCGCACGGGTATCCAATGAGTGAACAACGGCAACGAGAACCGAAGGGTATCGATCCGGAGTACGACCACCTCCGGGAGGACGGCGTCGACGAGGAGCGCCTCGAGTCGCTGCTCTCGGAGTACGCGCTCCGCCGGGACGAACACGAGAACGCGCCTGGATTCGTGATCCGTCCAGACGACGTCCAGGAGGTGCTGGCGCTGTTGCGCGACGAAGCCGGCTTCGACCACCTCTCGTGTCTCACGCCCCAGGAGTACGAGGACCGCTACGAGTCGATCCTCCACCTCACGAAGTACGAGAACCGTACCCACGAGGTGACGCTGGTGGTCCAGCTCCCAAAGCACGAGCCCGTCTGTCAGACCGCCGAGCCGGTGTTTCGGACCGCCGACTGGCACGAGCGGGAGGCCTTCGACCTCGTCGGCATCGAGTACGAGGGCCACCCCGACCCGCGGCGCATCCTCCTGCCCGAGTCGTGGCAGGGCCACCCGCTCGCGCTGGACTACGACCAAGAGAAGCCCCAGGTGGTCAGCTACACCGAACACGCCAATCCGATCCAGCCGGACCACCGCGAGGCCGAGACCGACACGATGTTCCTCAACATCGGTCCCCACCACCCGGCGACCCACGGCGTTCTCCACCTCGAGACGGTGTTAGACGGCGAGACGGTCGTCGACGTCGACCCCGACATCGGTTACCTCCACCGCTGCGAGGAGCAGATGTGCCAGAACGGGACCTATCGCCACCAGATCATCCCCTACGCGGACCGCTGGGACTACACCGCGAACCTCCCCAACGAGTGGGCGGTCGCCCGCGCCATCGAGGACATCGCCGACATCGAGGTCCCCGAGTACGCCCAGGTCCTGCGGACCATGTCCGTCGAGTTCGGGCGAATGCTCGGTCACTTCCTCGCGGTCTCGACGTTCGCGCTCGACGTCTACGGCGACTTCACCGCCATCTTCCAGTACGGGATGCGCGACCGCGAAGTCGTCCAGGACATCCTCGAGGACCTCACCGGCCAGCGGATGATGTTCTACTTCTTCCGGCTGGGTGGGGTCGCCTGGGACCTCCCCGAACCCCGCGAGGAGTGGATCGAGAAGTGTCGGGACTTCCTCGACGAACTCCCCGCCAAGGTCGACGAGTACAACCGGCTGCTGACCGGCAACGAGATCTTTCAGGTTCGGACGATGAACACCGGGGTTCTCGAGCCCGAGGTCGCCAAATCCTACGGCTGTACGGGTCCCGTCGCCCGCGGCTCTGGCATCGACTACGACGTCCGCCGGGACGATCCCTACGGCTACTACGAGAACCTCGAGTGGGACGTCGTCACCGAGCCGGGCTGTGACAACCACGCGCGGGTCCTCGTGCGCCTTCGGGAGGTCGAGGAGTCCGCGAAGATCATCGAGCAGTGTCTCGATCTCATCGAGAACTGGCCCGAAGACGAACGGATCGTCCAGAGCAACGTCCCCCGAACCCTCAAGCCGGACCCGGGCACCGAGACCTACCGCGCCGTCGAGATCGCCAAGGGCGAACTCGGGGTCTACATCCGCGCGGACGGCTCGAACTCGCCCGCCCGGTTCAAGATCCGCAGCCCGTGTTTCCACAACCTCTCCGCGCTGCCGGAGATGGCCGAAGGCGAGTACGTCGCCGACCTGATCGCCTCGCTGGGGAGTCTGGATATCGTCCTCGGGAGCGTCGACCGCTGAGATCGACAGCTCCCGACCACCTCACTCGTTTCTCGGCCGTTCGTCGTCGCTCAGACGTCGGTCGAGAGAGCGAGTGCGGCGGTGATCTCGCCCGAATCGGACGCCGCTCCCGATCGAGCCGGCGAAACGCGTCGACGATATCCGTTCGGCGGATCGGGCGTCGCAGCGCGAAGAAATACGTGGCGTTCCCGGCGACGGAATCGAGAACAGTTAACTGCGGTCGTCACCCGAGCACGGGACACATGTCGATCGATGGCTGGCGGCCGACTGCCGGCGCCGTGACGGATCGCCGGAGGGACCTCGAGCGCGACTGGCGGCGCGTCCTCGCCGGCGCGGCGATCGTCGCACCGATGAGCGCGTTCGAACCGCAGAGCCCCCGGTGACGCGATGAACGGCCGTCGGCTGCTACCGGGACTGCTGGCCCTCTGTTTCGGCGCGGTGCTCGCCCGAGCGCTCGCCGTCTCGCTCGGATTCAATCGGCTCCTGCTCGCGATCGCGCTCGGGTTCGTCGCGACGAACACCGTCGGTATTCCCGACCGCCTCGAGCCCGGGATCGCGACGCACAACCTGTGGCTGGCTGGGGGGATCGTGCTCATGGGCGCGTCGATCTCGCTCGAGACCGTCCTCGAGGTCGGCGGACTCGTCCTGCTGATCGTGATCGTCGTGACAGCGACGACGCTGCTCGCCGTCGAATTCCTCGCGCGCAACGTGTTCGGGCTGGCCGATCGGATGGGGTCGCTGCTCGCGGCCGGCGCCAGCATCTGCGGCGTCTCGGCGGTCGTCGCGGTCGCGGGTGCCGTCAGCGCCCGCGAGGAACAGATCGCCTACGCGGCCGCGACGGTCCTGCTGTTCGACGCGATCACCATCGCCGTCTACCCGATCGTCGGCGACCTGTTGAACCTCTCCGGGATGGTGTTCGGCACGTGGGCCGGCGTCAGTATGTTCTCGACGGGCCCCGTGGTCGCCGTCGGTTTCGCTCACTCCGACGTCGCCGGTCAGTGGGCGACGATGACGAAGTTAGCGCGAAACGCCCTGATCGGCGTCGTCGTCCTCGCCTACGCGAGTTACTACGCCCACACGGGTGGCGGTGGTCGCCCCTCCGTCCGGACGCTCTGGAACGAGTTCCCGACGTTCGTGCTGGGCTTTCTCGCGCTCGCCGTCGTCTCGAGCGCGGGCGTCCTCTCTTCGGCCCAGGTGACCTCGATCGAGAACGCTTACGACTGGCTGTTCGTGCTCGCGTTCGTCGGCCTCGGGACCGAGATCCGACTCGCCGATCTCCGGGCCACCGGGCCGATGCCCGCCGTCGTCGTGCTACTGGCGTTGCTCCTCAGCAGCGGGCTCTCGCTCGCGGCGCTACTGGTGCTGTTTTGACCGGCGCGTCGAAGTAGCTGCATTTTCACATCACGCGTGTGCGAAGGAACCAGCGGCTGGGCGACCACCCGAATCAGCCGGCTGGCTCCCCCGGCCGCGAGCAAAGTGCGATCGAATCGGGGCTCGCGCACGGAATCTATTTGCCGTCGGCGCGTCACTGCGAACGTATGTCCGACGGCGCTTTCGAGGGATACGGCGGACGACACGTCCCCGACCTCCTGCAGGACCCACTCGAGCAGCTCGCGACCGCCTACGACGAGGTCGCCGATACCGACGACTTCCAATCGGAACTGCGCGGGCTCCTCGAGGAGTTCGCCGGGCGACCGACGCCGCTGTACCACGCCAGCAATTTGAGCGACCGGTACGGCGCCGAGATCTACCTCAAGCGAGAGGACCTGCTCCACGGCGGCGCACACAAGATCAACAACGCGCTCGGCCAGGCCCTGCTGGCCAAGCGGGCTGGCCGCGAGCGGCTCATCGCCGAGACCGGCGCCGGCCAGCACGGCACCGCGACCGCGATGGTCGGCGCCCTGCTGGACCTCGAGACGGAGATCTACATGGGGAAGAAAGACGTCGAGCGCCAGGAGATGAACGCCTTCCGGATGCGGCTGATGGGCGCCGAGGTCAACGAGGTGACCCGCGGCGGCGAAGGGTTGGCCGACGCCGTCGACGCGGCCCTCGAGGACTTCGCGGAGAACGTCGAGAACACTCACTACCTCGTGGGCAGCGTCGTCGGTCCCGACCCGTTCCCGCGGATGGTCCGGGACTTCCAGAGCGTCATCGGTCGCGAGGCTCGCGAGCAGTTTCAGAACCGGACGGGCGAGTTGCCCGACGCCGCAGTCGCCTGCGTCGGAGGTGGCTCGAACGCCATCGGGCTCTTCCACGCCTTCCGCGAGGACGACGTCGACTTCTACGGCGCCGAGGGCGGCGGCGAGGGGAGCGACTCGAACCGCCACGCCGCGCCGCTGGCACAGGGGAAAGACGACGTCATCCACGGGATGAAGACGCGCGTGCTCGACGACGACGTCGAGGTCCACTCGGTCTCCGCGGGACTCGACTACCCGGGTGTCGGCCCCGAACACGCCATGTTCCGCGCCATCGGGCGGTGTGAGTACACCGGGATCACCGACGAGGAAGCCCTCGCCGCGTTCCGCGAACTGAGCGAGACCGAGGGGATCATCCCGGCTCTCGAGTCCAGCCACGCGATCGCGCGGGCGATCCAGTTGGCCGAGGACGGCGACCACGAGACGATCCTCGTCAACCTCTCCGGCCGGGGCGACAAGGACATGGAGACCGCGGCCTCGAAATTCGAGCTATAGGCGCCCGACAGCGCTCAACCTGGCGCTTACAGCACCTCCCTGACGCGATCCGTCAGCGTCGCGGCCGTCTCGGGATCGAGTCGGTCCCGCGTCAGCGACACCGAGACGCCGTCCTCGGCCGTTCGCGGGAGCAGGTGCACGTGGGCGTGCTCGACGGATCCGACCAGCGGCCCGCTGGTGTGAAAGACGCTGAAGCCCTCGGGGTCGAGCGTCTCCTCGATCGCGTTGGCGACCCTCTGGACTGTCTCGAAGACGGCCGACGACACCGCCTCGTCGGTCGTCAGCAACTCTTCCGTGTGCTCTCTCGGGACGACGGGCGCGTGGCCCGTGACGGCGGGGTTCTCGTCGAGAAACGCGACGGTTCGATCGGTCTCGGCGAGCACGTGGGCCGACCGCTCGCCGGCGGCGATCCGGCAGAACTCGCAGTCGTCGGTCATAGTCGAACACTCGAGCGAGCGAACATATAGGTATCCCAACCGAAACGATCGACCGATCGTCGCGACCGACGGCGACGGCCTATAACAGGCCGTACTCCGCCTGGAGCGTCCGGTACTGCTCGAGGTATCGCTCGGCGACCGCCGACCGATCGTAGTCGGCGAACCGGTCGTCGAACGTCCGGTGTTCGAGGTCGCCGGCTGCGAGAATAGCGTCGGCGAGCTCGTCCTCGCTGGTCGTCCGGAACCCCCGATCCCAGCCCTCGACGAGTTCGTGGGCGCTCGAGTCGACGTGGTACTCGACGATGCCGACGCAGCCGGCGGCCAGCGCCCACAGCATCTCCGTGGGGAACACGCAGTGTTCGGCCGTCTGCGCGAAGACGTGTGCCCCGCGGTAGGCCGCGATCCGCTCCTCGAGCGAGCAGTCGCCGACGAAGGAGAGCCGGTCCTCGATTCGGAGGTCCCTCGCGAGTCGCTCGTAGGCCTCGCGCTCGGGCCCGTCGCCGATCACGGTCGCCGTCCAGTCGCGACCGCGGAGTTCCGCCAGCCCGAGCAGGAGACTCTCTAAGTTCGCCCCCTCGTCGAGCCGCCGGGCGTAGACCACGTCGACGCGGTCGTCGGGCGTCACCTCCTGAACGCGCTCGAGGTCGATCGAGTTGGGAACCGTCTCGACGCGGTCGCCGTCGGCACCGCGTTCGCGGACCCACGTGGCGACGAGCTCCGAGGGCGCGACGATCCGATCGCCTCGCTTCGCCGCTCGTCTGGTCCACCGGTCGTCGGCGACGCCACCGTCGCCGTACCACTCGGCGACCAGCGGCGCCCGCGCGAGCCGCGCCCCCCAGCCGGCCGCCAGCAGCGCGGTCGACGGGTGCGCGTTCGCGTGGACGATATCCGGCCCGGCCGCCGCGAGGTCGAACGGGAGCCGCAGGCAAAACGAGCGCCGTGCGTCGGGGTCGTCCGTGACGGCCCGGTAGGTGACGTCGTCGCGCTCGAGCGTCGGCGAGTCGTCGTCCCAGAACCGGGCACAGAACAGGTGGATGTCGTGGCCCGCGTCGCGGAGGAGCTCGAGGGTCGACTGGAGGCGCCGGTTCGTCTCGGTATCGCGGTGGTGTACCGTTTCGAGCGAGACGAACGCGATTCGCATACTCGGTCGCCACGTACCCCCAGGCTATAAAATCACTTTTTTCGTTGCGTTCGACGGCCCATCGCGCTCGTCGCGCCGGCGATTTCGGCACGTATCGACGTGACTCGAGCGGGTCTGCTATCTGGTCGACGTGAACGGACGCGAGAAATTAGTCGTCGGGTCGCGGTTCGTGATCGCTCCGATCAGTTGTCGCTGCCGTTTTCGACTTCGTTCTCGGCGTCCTGTCGATTCGTAGGAACAGTGTCGACCAGACGACGCTGGCCGGCTCGGCGAGCACGAATCGGTTCGGACGCTAGCAGCGGTCTGGGACCGGTTCGAACCCCTCATTCGTCGTCAACGACCGGGAGCATATCGCTAAAGAAGCCGGTGATTCGGTCGACGATCGAATTCCCGTCGTCACCGTCGCGTTCTGACGGGGCCGTCGTGTCTCCCGTACTGTCGTTGGCTTCGTCTCCCTCGGATTCACCGGCCGCGTCGGATTCGTTATCAGTACCTTCAGATTCGCCGGTTTCGGAGTCCTCGCCCGACTCGTTACTGTCCGTGTTGTTGGTCTCGTCACTGTCCGTCTCGCTAGTTTCATCGTCCGAATCGTTCCCCTCATCTGTACCGTCCTCACCGGAACCGTCTCCGTCCGAATCGTTTTCATCTCCGTCGCCTCGATCCGGTGAGTCGTCGGCTGCATCGCCCTCGTCGTCGGTTTCGTTGGCCGCAGTCGTGTCGTTCTCGGCCGCGGCCCCGTCGTCCTCGAGGTCGTCGATATCGACCGACTCCTCGCTGTCGGTGGTCTCCGACTCGCCCGTCGAAAACCCGACGCCGATCGCGGCGATCGTCAGCCCGAACGCAACGAGCACGACGACTACCATCGCGAGGACCGCGCCGGTCGAGACGCGCTCGCCGGCGTCGGGTTCGCCCCCAGTATCTTGCATCGTATCGCAGGCTTTCGGCTCGAGGCAGTTTGTTACGCGTTGCGATCAGGCGACGAGTCGTCGAGTTGAACGGCGATCTGCGCGGGCGTGCGCGTCGCAGACACCGGAATCGTTCGTTTCGTCCGCGGGACTCGATCGCCCGCCGCTGTAAGATCACCCTAGCCGCGCTACGATGCCGAACCGATTTCGGACAACACGGTTCGGCGCGCGATCCCTCTCGACTGCGACCGGCGGTGAACGGTCGGGACCCGTCGATCCCCGGTAACGACGTCGCCTCAACCCAAACCACTACCCACTCGAGGCGTCATCCCCGTGTATGGGCAGCTACGAGATCGAACGCTACCTCAATATTCGAAGCGCCTACGGAACCTCCTTCGGTCCCGACGGCGAGCGCCTCTCCTTCCTGATGAACACGACCGGGACCCCGCAGGTCTGGACGCTCGAGGAGCCGCGCGCGTGGCCCGAACAGCGGACCTTCTACGACGAGCGGGTGACCTTCGCCTCGTGGTCGCCGGAGCGGCCGGAACTGATCTTCGGGATGGACGAGGGGGGCAACGAGCGCGCCCAGTTATTCACACTCGACGCCGAGACGGGCGAGATCGAGAACGTAACGGCGATGCCCGAGGCCAAGCACCGATGGGGCGGCTGGAGCCACGACGGCGAGCGGTTCGCCTTCGCCTCCAACCGCCGCGACGAGTCCGTTTTCGACATCTACGTACAGGATCGGGACGAAACGGGCGACGACGCCGACCTCGTCTACGAGGGCGACGGTTGGCTCTCGCTGTCGGGGTGGAGTCCCGACGACTCCCGGCTGCTGGTCTCGCAGGCGTACTCCAACTTCGACCAGGACCTCTACGTGCTCGACCTCGAGGACGACGAGCCCGGCCTCGAGCACCTCACTCCCCACGAAGGCGACGTCCGCTATCAGAGCGCCAGCTGGGCCCCGGACGGCGAGGGAATCTATCTCGTCACGGACGAGGGCGACGCCGACACGCTCTATCTCGCGTATCTCGACCTCGAGACGAAAGCGCTCGAAACCGTCGCCGACGGCGACGGATGGAACGTCGGCGGCATCGCGCTGGACGACGAGACCGGCCGGTTCG containing:
- a CDS encoding HIT family protein, which codes for MTDDCEFCRIAAGERSAHVLAETDRTVAFLDENPAVTGHAPVVPREHTEELLTTDEAVSSAVFETVQRVANAIEETLDPEGFSVFHTSGPLVGSVEHAHVHLLPRTAEDGVSVSLTRDRLDPETAATLTDRVREVL
- a CDS encoding glycosyltransferase, which gives rise to MRIAFVSLETVHHRDTETNRRLQSTLELLRDAGHDIHLFCARFWDDDSPTLERDDVTYRAVTDDPDARRSFCLRLPFDLAAAGPDIVHANAHPSTALLAAGWGARLARAPLVAEWYGDGGVADDRWTRRAAKRGDRIVAPSELVATWVRERGADGDRVETVPNSIDLERVQEVTPDDRVDVVYARRLDEGANLESLLLGLAELRGRDWTATVIGDGPEREAYERLARDLRIEDRLSFVGDCSLEERIAAYRGAHVFAQTAEHCVFPTEMLWALAAGCVGIVEYHVDSSAHELVEGWDRGFRTTSEDELADAILAAGDLEHRTFDDRFADYDRSAVAERYLEQYRTLQAEYGLL